The sequence TGATTTTGGTTCAACATTGAAGTTATTGGAaccattttatcaaaaattggATCCGAAGTTGGATCCATGTTTCATGTGTATGTCCTTTTTCAAGGAGAATACAACTTTGAGGGCAGAAAAATTGAAACAGATTTGGAATGCAGTAGGAGTAGTggattatgaaaaaaattgtaaacCATATTTAGATGGTTTAGTTAATGAATCTGTTATTGATGTCAAGGAAAAGAGCACGGAGTATGCCATGAATGTTGTGCTACACATGCTATCCATTCAAAAAGCAGAGGAGAAACTTGGTTTTGAGATCCTAAGGAACAATGGAAATAATCGACCCTGTGAGAGTCCTCGTTATCATCGTGTTATCATTTGTAGCAGAGACAAATTCAACTACTCCACGGATCAAGATAAACATCttgtttctctcttcttccatggaGGTGGCTTCTTCGACACTAGTCCGTGTTATTGGAAGAGCTTTGAACAACGACTTAGGATACTAGATTTGGAAGATTTTGGGTTGAAGTTTTTACCTGAAACTATCGGCAAATTGATGGAATTAAGATACTTGGGATTGAGAAACAATTACTTACAAGAGCTCCCAGACTCGTTGGGGTGTTTGGAAAAGCTTGAGGTTCTTGACATAGCTCAAAACTTTATGGTGGAGGTGCCAGATATTATATGGAAAATGAGTAAGCTTCACCACCTCTACTTGTTCGATGTTATTTCCCGAAATCCTTTGAAGATAGAAGCCCTACAGTATCTGGAGACCTTAACCTACGTCTCGGTTGATAATTGGACATATGAGCTCTCGCGCTTAAGAATGTTGGCTCGCCTTCACAAATTGGGCATAGAAGAATTTGATGGAAACTCGGATGTAAGCAAGCTCTTTGTATCATTGGCTGTGTTGGAGGGTCTTGACCACCTAATCTTAAGAGGGTATCGTTTCAGAAGCATGCCTTGTTTGGATGAGCTTGCTATTCTACAGAggctcaaaacactcaaattggATGGACTCCTTGCCAGGTTACCAAATAATCTCCCTCTAAATATTGAATCATTGACGTTGGTTAATAGCTGTCTTGATGAAGACCCCATGCCACTACTAGAGAAGTTACCCAAGCTAGAGTACCTCAAATTGCTTAATGCATACACTGGTCAAGAAATGGTTATCTTGCACCACGGCTTCCCTCGTCTTAAAGTCCTGTGCCTCAAAGAGTTGTGGAATCTGAGAAATATACAATGTGGAAAAGATGCAATGTATTGGCTCATGAAATTAGAAATCTATGATTGTCCATATCTGGATATCCTCCCCGAAGCGATTGAGAGGATGAACATGCTGAAGGAGTTAAAGATGGTGACAACCAAAAACATTGCAGCAAAGATCATGAATTCAGACTTGATCTCCGAAATAGTTTTGGTGAATATCAATCCATGAGCTAGCTAGCACATTTGTCTGCATTATTGTTACGTACGTTTTGCTTGTTGGCATTAATTTGAAAAGTTTCTACCTAGATTTTCCCCTTGGTGGTTCATGTGTTTGTGATGACGTTTAGTTGTGCGACAATTGTGGTTTCTTGATATCTTGTTTGTACTATGTTTGTCCCTCGATGTTGGAATATATTACTCAATTTACTgcacacaatatatataattctcGTCCCTTAGgcgtttggtttgagtgataaggtatgattgataaaataatccactTTAATCAAGTGTTTAATTTGGTTTGCATGATAAAAACCCGTGATTGATAATTTGGCCCGCATCTAGTTACATAAATGAGTAATTGTTTATCACCCCAAAGTTAGGTGGATTAATTAATCACCCATTCAATCCTATCACTCTtatcaatcttatctatctCATCCATCAAACCAAACACGAGTATTCATAAATTTACTTGGTGAGCGATATCGATTTCGAAGCCACATATATTGAAAGCCCACCGCACTGGAAGTACTTAGAGGCATTTACTTTTATGAAGGATTTCTCCAATTCTATCCTTCGAATATGAGAGAAAAGTTTAagcaaatttaatttaaattttttttggggggggggggctgaatttGTCGAACTATCCTCCTAGGAGTGAATCTAGGATTTATATTTAGGGGGGCTGAATTTGTCGAACTATGGCGTCTGAACATATTTACACGGGATTTGGGGGCGGGAGCCCTcgagccaattttttttaaacattcTGTACAGTTCATTTttttgaaagcatataaagacctacttctataattattttttaaaaaaattgtttcaaCTTCTAAAAAGAATGAATTAatattcattattaataattcataattttactttaacatgaggattgactcaaattcaacattacaaaTTAACTAACAAAAGAAAATAGGATAAatataacaaatcaatgtaaaaTGTAAAGCAATTAACAATGGATACTatagttattaaaattttgtattatactatatctatttatttatttatttattaaaaaaaactcaaaaatttgGAAGGGGCTTCAGGCCCCCCTAGATCCACCAgtgctccctccgtccacaaaagaacgtcttatttttcctttttgggacatccACAAAAGAAATTCCgacttatttttggactatactccACCAGTTATATATAAACTAGAAATTTCACACCGCGTAGGACGCGGTGTTTCTATAATTGCTCTGTGAAATCTAAGATTAATAATGATGCTAGTCAAATCATTTCCAAGTGCAGCCATATTATACTATGACTTGTAAGAGAATTTCTATAAGTCACTAACTCATAAAAATTGCAGCAATCCACAAGTACATTTTATATACAAACTacttaaatatttttaagaCATTATGCATCATATATACACAGTGCACTCAATCGGAAGCTACATTGAGGCATATACAATGTACACACAAAAGACAACCTCAAAATGTTAATAAAATATCATCGACATGTTGTAATAGACCAAAAGTCATAGATAGAATTGTACAAGTACATACAAAAGTTACCTCAAAGTCTCATCGAATTTTTCACTTTATGAGTCCAATATTCTTCCCTTGATTGTTACACCACCCCTTGGTTTGAGTGTTGGTGTTTGTGGGACTATTTTGTttgaaaagtaataataataacaataataataataataataataataataataataataataataataataataataataataataataataataataataataataatgatgatgatgatgatgatgacaaACAATAATGTATTTGCATACTATCCTATATCATTGATGATGTCATTCAACTATTAACATCGTTGTTTCATGTAGAATATTCACCTTACACTCACCTTTATTTTGCTCAGAAACCAATGCAATGAACATGTGGATGTCCTCTTTTATGAAATTTGACCACATAAAAATAAGCAGCAACCACCCAAAACAACGAGTCTtttacaatttcctttttcaagTACTCAATTTTTGCTTTGAAAACTCTTGCATGCTAATCAACTCTATTATGCCCGTTTTCAATAGGAAATGATCAACTTTGAATTTCCACTCACTTTGGATTACAAGTCATTGTGAGAAAAATACCTCAGAGTCCATATTTCGCAACAAGTGCTAGCACATTCATGTAACGGCAACCTAGATCATGCAGCCCATCTATGAGATTGGAACACCCACCAGTGTCAACAGCAACAACACACATCTTTCTTTTTATCACTGtcttatttgaaaattacaaaccacagttaataaaaatattaatagcaACACCACTCACTAAACAATCTCACATAACGATAAATTGAATTGTGCAAATCTATACACACAACAAATATAATTATGAACATCTCATGCTTCTCAGCCAAGTAGTCAGAGCAGGTGAACACTCACAGCCGAAAATATTTGGCATAGCCATAACAGATGGATGAGGTAAACTAAAACGTTTTGAAGTTGTCACATGGCCGTGTACGACATATGAATAgagatttaatattaaattcacaCCAAAACAAATATAACCAACAAAGAATTGAGAAATACATGGCAAGTGTGATAACACAGCTCACAACATGCATTATAGAAGAATTAAAATTACCATGCACCATACTTTAAAGCAAAAACATAGAACCAATAAACTAAAGGTAAGTGTGCAACCGATACAAATGAGcccccaaaaaagaaaaaacaaagaaagctCATCAGTAACCTTCTTTGAAAGCACACATCTTCTTTTTGCCACAACAAGATATCTAAAAAACGTGACCAAAGTCACGAATGAGAATTCAGTAATTTAGTTGGTGATATaacaaaatgtgaaaaaaaaaaataagcacAAAAAATACTATTTTGAACAAAGTAGGGTAGTGAATCACCAAAGGTGCAATAAACAGATGAAAAGTGTTACAGCAAATAAATTCGATATGAGCAAAGACAAGCGGACCGTGAGGGCGCTCGTCGAAAACCAGAAACCGAAAATAACAATCTTTGTATAACACAAAGTAACAAATCCTTAAAAAACCTAAAGGCTAGAGGCAATAACCCAAGTCCTAATCCTAGAGTAACAAATCCGATCTAGTGAAAAATACAAGACAATTTATCACAATCAACATCAAAAGGTAAAAGATTTTGCCAAGAACTCAAACAATAACATTAATCAAATACTATAACAGTTCCTATTGCTAATATGGAGCAATAAGGCTACAACATTTGTTAGCCAAGCAAAACTTGGCCATTTTAAGAAGCACAGCCTGGCAAATGAAAACAAAATGAATGTTAAAGAGACAAAAAAACATTATTTGAGCATATAAGCAATAAATTCTTACAAGTTTTAAAGAGATctaaaatgaagaaaacaagTGAAATCATAACTTGTTTGTTGTAGGATTGGAATACTTAAACCAATTTCACCTACAATATCATACCTCTTTGACTTCTTCGGAGTTTTATATGAAAATTACCAACCacaataaatgaataaattaaaagaataacAAACCCACATAATGTTAAAAGATTACCGAATCTCAGAGGTGGATCAATAAATTGTATCAAGAACTCACATTAGCATCCACAAAACCTCtatgttaaattaaattgtgcaaatttaaacttaacttgaccaacataaataaatttgaacCTATCAAATACCTCGACCGAGTAAGAAAACCAAGCGAACACGACCTAAAAATAACTGGCAACACAATTAATAGAGGTGACAAACTAAGTTTAAGCCTCTTGCCACCATTCAAGTCTAAAACAAAGACacggaaaaaataaattaacagtaAGAATGCGTAAAAAAGTATATAAAGAAAACTCGAGAGTAAGTAACCTTTAGTTGAAAGTACACATCCTCTTTTATCCTTAACAAAAGATCTGAAAACTGAGACCGAACTCAGACACAAGAAGTCACTCgatcaaataataaaacatgtaacaaaataaaacacaaaaaaGAATACTATTATAAgaacaaattaatatattgactcACATTGTTGCAATAAACTAAGAACCTCGGTTGGAGCACAAGCAAGCAAACCGAGAGAGCATCAATTGAAACTAATCAGAAACCAAAGATAACAATCTTCCAGTAACACAAAGTAATGAAACCTTAAAAATCCAAAAAGGCTAGAGGCAGAAAACCAATATGGGCCTAATCCTAGAGTAATGAGCCCCGTCCCCTAAACCTATAAATGAGAACTATAACTAAACGACCATGCACATCTAACAACAATGAGTGCAAAATCGTGAAGACGAAATATTACAACACAAATaaaaagcaacacaaaaataaatGCACCTTGAAATTTGGAGAGGTGGAATAGCTTTCTGATTACATAAGAAGGTAAAATGTCTCGCATAAATGATGAgcacaaaagaaaaatagcctaaTGGTAGAC comes from Salvia miltiorrhiza cultivar Shanhuang (shh) chromosome 3, IMPLAD_Smil_shh, whole genome shotgun sequence and encodes:
- the LOC131017515 gene encoding probable disease resistance RPP8-like protein 2 isoform X1, translating into MSEALLLSLIQKLEDKPNEDETDEDGTDEDGDETDEDVDETILVFLNEQIENIIKEIREIVDIVRDKKLEEGRTLNFLVCDLVGMADDALRIFRFGKSIGSCYKDDYESIHRWIGEIKKQMLKLGDDESNMRSSENVEDDVDVVGFEEDLEMLVLGSIVGGELWLKNVLIIGMAGIGKTTLAREIFNHPTVKEQFERRAWVSNSTYFTLKELLIKLIQQVAVEDPENLHTSSSLEDMDNRSLRGMLWRLLHETQYLIVLDDVPKQMNLKSFWDDLPHEWRGSRLLVTSHTKHMDLHVDKEDFHKMKALESKKSWQLFLKTINHGNKLTGDHKFPMDLEHMGKQMLRKCGGLPLAIKEVGKQLAEKKVSGESEWEELLVSVDFGSTLKLLEPFYQKLDPKLDPCFMCMSFFKENTTLRAEKLKQIWNAVGVVDYEKNCKPYLDGLVNESVIDVKEKSTEYAMNVVLHMLSIQKAEEKLGFEILRNNGNNRPCESPRYHRVIICSRDKFNYSTDQDKHLVSLFFHGGGFFDTSPCYWKSFEQRLRILDLEDFGLKFLPETIGKLMELRYLGLRNNYLQELPDSLGCLEKLEVLDIAQNFMVEVPDIIWKMSKLHHLYLFDVISRNPLKIEALQYLETLTYVSVDNWTYELSRLRMLARLHKLGIEEFDGNSDVSKLFVSLAVLEGLDHLILRGYRFRSMPCLDELAILQRLKTLKLDGLLARLPNNLPLNIESLTLVNSCLDEDPMPLLEKLPKLEYLKLLNAYTGQEMVILHHGFPRLKVLCLKELWNLRNIQCGKDAMYWLMKLEIYDCPYLDILPEAIERMNMLKELKMVTTKNIAAKIMNSDLISEIVLVNINP
- the LOC131017515 gene encoding probable disease resistance protein At1g59620 isoform X2 — translated: MSEALLLSLIQKLEDKPNEDETDEDGTDEDGDETDEDVDETILVFLNEQIENIIKEIREIVDIVRDKKLEEGRTLNFLVCDLVGMADDALRIFRFGKSIGSCYKDDYESIHRWIGEIKKQMLKLGDDESNMRSSENVEDDVDVVGFEEDLEMLVLGSIVGGELWLKNVLIIGMAGIGKTTLAREIFNHPTVKEQFERRAWVSNSTYFTLKELLIKLIQQVAVEDPENLHTSSSLEDMDNRSLRGRGSRLLVTSHTKHMDLHVDKEDFHKMKALESKKSWQLFLKTINHGNKLTGDHKFPMDLEHMGKQMLRKCGGLPLAIKEVGKQLAEKKVSGESEWEELLVSVDFGSTLKLLEPFYQKLDPKLDPCFMCMSFFKENTTLRAEKLKQIWNAVGVVDYEKNCKPYLDGLVNESVIDVKEKSTEYAMNVVLHMLSIQKAEEKLGFEILRNNGNNRPCESPRYHRVIICSRDKFNYSTDQDKHLVSLFFHGGGFFDTSPCYWKSFEQRLRILDLEDFGLKFLPETIGKLMELRYLGLRNNYLQELPDSLGCLEKLEVLDIAQNFMVEVPDIIWKMSKLHHLYLFDVISRNPLKIEALQYLETLTYVSVDNWTYELSRLRMLARLHKLGIEEFDGNSDVSKLFVSLAVLEGLDHLILRGYRFRSMPCLDELAILQRLKTLKLDGLLARLPNNLPLNIESLTLVNSCLDEDPMPLLEKLPKLEYLKLLNAYTGQEMVILHHGFPRLKVLCLKELWNLRNIQCGKDAMYWLMKLEIYDCPYLDILPEAIERMNMLKELKMVTTKNIAAKIMNSDLISEIVLVNINP